A genome region from Ignavibacteriota bacterium includes the following:
- a CDS encoding DUF2961 domain-containing protein — MRRTLVTLILLMVIGDGMNAQEQFNGLGMGLGNLSRLSRAKTRSISAENPDGEKGKGGMATEGTGANAARDLGKTWKIAPCVRIKPKQTFTVADIPGEGAIQQIWMTPTGNWRYTIMRIYWDDEQTPSVEAPIGDFFACGWGQYAQISSLAICVNPGSAFNCYWEMPFRKRARITVENIADEEMTLFYQVNYTLTDVPKDAAYFHAQFRRVNPVPYKSVYTLLDGVKGWGQYIGTYMAWGVNSTGWWGEGEIKFYLDGDGEFPTICGTGTEDYFCGSYNFENQKTHQYQEFTTPYAGLPQVIRPDGLYQSQQRFGLYRWHIMDPIRFDRDLRVTIQALGWRSGGRYLPLQDDIASVAFWYQTEPHAPFPALPDRDVLEVK, encoded by the coding sequence ATGCGACGCACACTGGTCACTCTTATCCTTCTCATGGTCATCGGAGACGGTATGAACGCACAAGAGCAGTTCAACGGGCTCGGCATGGGGCTGGGCAACCTGTCGCGGCTGTCACGGGCTAAGACGCGCTCGATCAGCGCCGAAAACCCGGACGGGGAGAAGGGCAAGGGAGGCATGGCGACGGAAGGGACGGGCGCCAACGCCGCACGCGACCTGGGGAAGACCTGGAAGATCGCACCCTGTGTCCGTATCAAGCCGAAGCAAACATTCACCGTCGCGGACATCCCGGGCGAAGGTGCCATCCAGCAGATCTGGATGACCCCCACGGGGAACTGGCGGTACACGATCATGCGCATCTACTGGGATGACGAACAGACGCCGTCCGTCGAGGCTCCCATCGGCGATTTCTTTGCATGCGGATGGGGACAGTATGCGCAGATCTCTTCACTCGCCATCTGCGTGAACCCCGGGAGTGCCTTCAACTGCTACTGGGAGATGCCTTTCCGCAAGCGCGCACGGATCACGGTCGAGAACATCGCCGATGAAGAGATGACGCTCTTTTACCAGGTGAACTACACGCTCACCGATGTGCCGAAGGATGCCGCGTACTTCCACGCCCAATTCCGCCGGGTGAACCCCGTGCCCTACAAGTCGGTGTACACACTGCTCGACGGCGTGAAGGGATGGGGGCAGTATATCGGCACGTACATGGCGTGGGGGGTCAACAGCACAGGGTGGTGGGGTGAAGGGGAGATCAAATTCTATCTCGACGGCGATGGCGAGTTCCCGACCATCTGCGGTACGGGGACGGAGGACTATTTCTGCGGCTCATACAACTTCGAGAACCAGAAGACCCATCAGTACCAGGAGTTCACCACACCCTATGCAGGCCTCCCGCAGGTCATCCGGCCCGATGGGCTGTATCAGTCGCAGCAACGGTTCGGACTGTACCGCTGGCACATCATGGACCCTATCCGGTTCGACAGGGACCTGCGTGTCACGATCCAGGCGCTCGGATGGAGGTCCGGTGGGCGTTATCTCCCGCTCCAGGACGATATTGCATCCGTGGCGTTCTGGTACCAGACCGAACCGCATGCCCCGTTCCCGGCATTGCCTGATCGCGATGTGCTCGAGGTGAAGTGA